One Numida meleagris isolate 19003 breed g44 Domestic line chromosome 6, NumMel1.0, whole genome shotgun sequence genomic region harbors:
- the LOC110401202 gene encoding uncharacterized protein LOC110401202, whose protein sequence is MILAVLFAAGHSIIARFQELSKPRAGPGRADDATSARCRGAARAQPRLVGSPGRGRGAGPPPKPLKLRRELRAAARAVAVRTGSDGGGDEAGGRRTLTPLVSGPARGSRRAAPASAERDGTVCILSLFPCLGVSPGARSRSHGGDAAGQLAGPAGCCGWLRCLEAESLFPREKRQEMCVRTRGQSAQPSNRARSTAAPPSPVRFRARPRIVRLPPWSKVWVQLVSHEEGEALRLEGCGCRGTSQKLGVPFKRDVFCCLSCQVPSSERNLDEFAEAYLWFLAG, encoded by the exons ATGATCCTCGCGGTCCTTTTCGCCGCGGGCCATTCTATCATTGCGCGATTCCAGGAACTGTCAAAGCCCCGGGCCGGCCCCGGCCGCGCCGACGACGCAACGAGCGCCAGGTGCCGCGGGGCCGCCCGGGCACAGCCGCGCCTCGTCGGGAGCCCCGGGCgggggcggggggcggggccCCCCCCAAAGCCTCTTAAGCTCCGCCGGGAGCTACGGGCTGCGGCGAGAGCTGTCGCGGTACGGACCGGCTCCGACGGCGGCGGGGATGAGGCGGGAGGCCGCCGGACTCTCACCCCGCTCGTTTCGGGGCCGGCGCGGGGCTCCCGCCGGGCTGCCCCGGCTTCTGCGGAGCGGGACGGGACCGTGTGtattctctccctctttccctgCTTAGGTGTAAGTCCAGGAGCGCGATCTCGTTCCCACGGCGGAGACGCGGCGGGGCAGCTCGCGGGACCGGCAGGCTGCTGCGGCTGGCTGCGTTGTCTTGAGGCGGAGTCGCTCTTCCCCCGGGAGAAGCGGCAG GAAATGTGCGTGAGGACCAGAGGACAGTCAGCACAGCCTTCCAACAGGGCAAGAAGCACGGCCGCCCCTCCATCCCCAGTGAG gttcaGGGCCAGACCAAGGATTGTGAGGCTGCCCCCCTGGAGCAAg gTCTGGGTGCAGCTGGTGTCCCATGAGGAAGGTGAAGCCCTGAGGTTGGaaggctgtggctgcagagggACCAG CCAAAAGCTTGGTGTCCCTTTCAAGAGAGATGTCTTCTGCTGCCTGTCTTGCCAAGTGCCTTCTTCAGAAAGGAACCTGGATGAGTTTGCTGAGGCCTATCTCTGGTTTCTCGCCGGGTGA